A window of Clavibacter michiganensis contains these coding sequences:
- a CDS encoding MerR family transcriptional regulator, which produces MTHPAETHPAETHPTEGDPVVTATPIPMPTPPRRVRIGDAAAFVGITPRTIRHYHQIGLIPEPERGTDDRRRYGYADMVRLMWIRRMADAGIALEDIRAAFADQEAGEGAAAAADTAAHAAPAAVGDDDVADVLGRLEATLAAQEAELRRQRDAVRRLRARGSRLGLLSDLVARRLEGLPEGALRQADLDALLVMERSLGTLVAALNATRYIAVATLPGLREASDRVDAAEEALDDTVAVDDPRVAEVAAERRAFEEALQAAIDASDLPRQDEELIAAWDELHPDGDGDEDDARGGSGRPARSLSTMDAFTKMPYDFSPARLRSMELAMDFVVWGPPAR; this is translated from the coding sequence ATGACCCACCCCGCCGAGACCCACCCCGCCGAGACCCACCCGACCGAGGGCGACCCCGTCGTGACCGCCACCCCGATCCCCATGCCGACCCCGCCGCGTCGGGTCCGGATCGGCGACGCCGCCGCGTTCGTCGGCATCACGCCGCGGACCATCCGCCACTACCACCAGATCGGCCTGATCCCCGAGCCCGAGCGGGGCACCGACGACCGCCGTCGGTACGGGTACGCCGACATGGTCCGGCTGATGTGGATCCGGCGCATGGCCGACGCGGGGATCGCCCTCGAGGACATCCGCGCCGCCTTCGCCGACCAGGAGGCAGGGGAGGGTGCCGCAGCCGCCGCGGATACCGCCGCCCACGCCGCCCCGGCCGCCGTCGGGGACGACGACGTCGCCGACGTCCTCGGCCGGCTCGAGGCGACCCTCGCGGCCCAGGAGGCGGAGCTGCGTCGGCAGCGGGACGCCGTGCGTCGGCTGCGCGCCCGGGGCAGCCGGCTCGGCCTGCTCTCCGACCTCGTCGCCCGCCGCCTCGAGGGCCTGCCCGAGGGAGCCCTCCGTCAGGCCGACCTCGACGCCCTGCTCGTCATGGAGCGCAGCCTCGGCACGCTCGTCGCGGCGCTGAACGCCACCCGGTACATCGCGGTCGCCACGCTGCCGGGACTGCGCGAGGCGTCGGACCGGGTCGACGCCGCCGAGGAGGCGCTCGACGATACGGTCGCCGTCGACGACCCCCGCGTGGCGGAGGTCGCGGCCGAGCGGCGCGCGTTCGAGGAGGCGCTGCAGGCGGCGATCGACGCGTCCGACCTCCCGCGGCAGGACGAGGAGCTCATCGCCGCCTGGGACGAGCTGCACCCCGACGGCGATGGCGACGAGGACGACGCCCGCGGCGGATCCGGCCGGCCCGCCCGGTCCCTGAGCACGATGGACGCCTTCACGAAGATGCCCTACGACTTCTCCCCGGCCCGCCTCCGGTCCATGGAGCTGGCCATGGACTTCGTGGTGTGGGGGCCGCCCGCGCGGTGA
- a CDS encoding dienelactone hydrolase family protein, giving the protein MAEIVLFHHVQGATPGVHAFADALRDGGHTVHVPDLFDGALPESIEAGLALMAGLADHVVAERTARALDGLPADLVYAGFSWGGSIAQRLAQTRPGARGALLYESFVSLSAEWSFGPWPAGLPVQVHGMARDPFFAGEGDLDAARELVAVVGPELAEVFVYDGDAHLFTDASLPSSDPVATALVLERSLELLARIG; this is encoded by the coding sequence ATGGCCGAGATCGTGCTGTTCCATCACGTGCAGGGCGCGACCCCCGGGGTCCACGCCTTCGCCGACGCGCTCCGCGACGGCGGGCACACCGTGCACGTGCCCGACCTGTTCGACGGCGCGCTGCCCGAGTCCATCGAGGCGGGCCTCGCGCTGATGGCGGGCCTCGCCGACCACGTCGTCGCCGAGCGCACCGCACGGGCCCTCGACGGGCTGCCCGCGGACCTCGTCTACGCGGGCTTCTCGTGGGGCGGATCCATCGCGCAGCGCCTCGCGCAGACCCGCCCGGGCGCCCGCGGCGCGCTCCTCTACGAGTCCTTCGTGTCGCTGTCCGCCGAGTGGTCCTTCGGGCCCTGGCCGGCGGGGCTGCCGGTGCAGGTGCACGGCATGGCGCGGGATCCGTTCTTCGCGGGCGAGGGCGACCTCGACGCGGCCCGCGAGCTGGTCGCCGTGGTCGGCCCGGAGCTCGCCGAGGTCTTCGTCTACGACGGCGACGCGCACCTGTTCACGGACGCGTCGCTGCCTTCGTCGGATCCCGTCGCCACGGCCCTCGTGCTCGAGCGGTCGCTCGAGCTGCTGGCGCGGATCGGCTGA
- a CDS encoding MFS transporter translates to MSTPTITTTAPPRGYASLRAAAIPLAALCLAFFVEMVDNTLLSIALPTIGRALDSGTTGLQWVTGAYSLTFGGLLLTAGSAADRFGRRRVLLIGLAAFGLISVAVVLVTDIGQLIALRAALGAAAAAMAPVTMSLIFRLFDDEKLRMRSITIVMVVGMSGFVLGPLLGGSILGAVSWQWLLVINAPLALLVWIGVRLGIPADRRDDLTSERLDLPGTVLTVAAIGLGCYTLTSGVERGWLAPVTLACALGAVAAVAGFVLRERRAASPMIDLAIFRAGPVRGAALTQLGSSVAFASIMFGLILHFQYAYGWSPMRAGLANLPIIVTMIAASPIAERLASRLGHRMACLVGTGFLVGGLVGLAWAVEHGYLAIMASMIVFTIGLRTIMTICAVALVEAMPANRTSIGAALNDTAQELGTSLGTAVVGTLIAALVTTALPAGAWSAELVRSFFAGERAAYLVVAVLTGVIATVGALSLSDSRTTEEPAAPEAAHVAA, encoded by the coding sequence ATGAGCACCCCCACGATCACCACCACCGCCCCACCCCGCGGCTACGCCTCCCTCCGCGCCGCGGCCATCCCGCTCGCCGCGCTCTGCCTGGCCTTCTTCGTCGAGATGGTCGATAACACGCTGCTCTCGATCGCGCTGCCGACGATCGGGCGCGCGCTCGACAGCGGCACGACGGGGCTCCAGTGGGTGACGGGCGCCTACTCGCTCACCTTCGGCGGCCTGCTCCTCACAGCGGGCTCGGCCGCCGACCGGTTCGGCCGCCGTCGCGTCCTGCTGATCGGCCTCGCTGCCTTCGGCCTCATCAGCGTCGCCGTCGTCCTCGTCACCGACATCGGCCAGCTCATCGCCCTGCGCGCGGCGCTCGGCGCTGCCGCCGCGGCCATGGCGCCCGTCACGATGTCGTTGATCTTCCGCCTGTTCGACGACGAGAAGCTGCGCATGCGGTCGATCACCATCGTCATGGTCGTCGGCATGTCCGGCTTCGTCCTCGGCCCGCTCCTCGGGGGCTCGATCCTCGGCGCCGTCAGCTGGCAGTGGCTGCTCGTGATCAACGCGCCGCTCGCGCTGCTCGTCTGGATCGGCGTCCGCCTCGGGATCCCGGCCGACCGCCGCGACGACCTCACCTCCGAGCGCCTCGACCTGCCCGGCACCGTGCTCACCGTCGCCGCGATCGGGCTCGGCTGCTACACGCTCACGAGCGGCGTCGAGCGCGGCTGGCTCGCCCCCGTCACGCTCGCCTGCGCGCTCGGCGCCGTCGCCGCGGTCGCGGGCTTCGTCCTCCGCGAGCGCCGCGCGGCCTCGCCCATGATCGACCTCGCGATCTTCCGCGCCGGGCCCGTCCGCGGCGCGGCGCTCACGCAGCTCGGGTCGTCGGTCGCGTTCGCGAGCATCATGTTCGGGCTGATCCTGCACTTCCAGTACGCGTACGGCTGGAGCCCGATGCGGGCCGGCCTCGCGAACCTGCCCATCATCGTGACGATGATCGCCGCGAGCCCGATCGCCGAGCGGCTCGCCAGCCGCCTCGGCCACCGCATGGCCTGCCTCGTCGGCACCGGCTTCCTCGTGGGCGGGCTCGTCGGCCTGGCCTGGGCCGTCGAGCACGGCTACCTCGCCATCATGGCGTCGATGATCGTGTTCACCATCGGGCTGCGGACGATCATGACCATCTGCGCGGTCGCCCTCGTCGAGGCGATGCCCGCGAACCGCACCTCCATCGGCGCCGCCCTCAACGACACCGCGCAGGAGCTCGGCACGAGCCTCGGCACGGCGGTCGTCGGCACCCTGATCGCGGCGCTCGTCACGACCGCGCTCCCGGCGGGCGCGTGGAGCGCCGAGCTGGTCCGCTCCTTCTTCGCGGGCGAGCGCGCCGCCTACCTCGTGGTCGCCGTGCTGACCGGCGTGATCGCCACGGTCGGCGCGCTGTCGCTCAGCGACTCCCGCACGACGGAGGAGCCGGCGGCGCCCGAGGCCGCGCACGTCGCGGCATGA
- a CDS encoding TetR/AcrR family transcriptional regulator — protein sequence MAANGSPKTESTRTPPARARGRQRASHSLDTVLAEAIGILDESGERALTFRALAARLGGGVASIYWYVASRDELLEKVTEEVMGRVLADTERLTHGSDPVGNVRAVALALFDELVRRPWFGQYMLRNNGLQPNSMLMYERIGQQLLGLDLTSRQRFHAVSSIVSYVVGVAADLAEPPPQEFLDSGLDREGFLGTLADRWRELDPDEYPFAHDAAGEMATHDDLDVFRSGLDLLLAGVRQQAGLPPASS from the coding sequence ATGGCCGCGAATGGATCCCCGAAGACGGAGAGCACCCGCACGCCGCCCGCCCGCGCCCGAGGGCGCCAGCGGGCGTCGCACTCGCTCGACACCGTGCTGGCGGAGGCCATCGGGATCCTCGACGAGTCGGGGGAGAGGGCCTTGACCTTCCGCGCGCTGGCGGCTCGGCTCGGCGGGGGCGTGGCGAGCATCTACTGGTACGTCGCGAGCCGCGACGAGCTGCTCGAGAAGGTGACCGAGGAGGTGATGGGCCGGGTCCTCGCGGACACCGAGCGGCTGACCCACGGATCCGACCCGGTCGGCAACGTACGCGCCGTCGCCCTCGCGCTCTTCGACGAGCTCGTGCGCCGGCCCTGGTTCGGGCAGTACATGCTCCGGAACAACGGGCTGCAGCCGAACTCGATGCTGATGTACGAGCGCATCGGTCAGCAGCTCCTGGGGCTCGACCTCACGTCGCGGCAGCGCTTCCACGCGGTGTCGTCCATCGTCAGCTACGTGGTCGGGGTCGCGGCCGACCTCGCCGAGCCGCCGCCGCAGGAGTTCCTGGACAGCGGGCTGGACCGGGAGGGCTTCCTGGGGACGCTCGCCGACCGCTGGCGGGAGCTCGACCCCGACGAGTACCCGTTCGCCCACGACGCCGCGGGCGAGATGGCGACGCACGACGACCTCGACGTGTTCCGCTCCGGGCTCGACCTGCTGCTGGCCGGGGTGCGCCAGCAGGCGGGGCTGCCGCCGGCGTCGTCGTGA
- a CDS encoding TetR/AcrR family transcriptional regulator → MAKDDKPARVGRPRAVPDAGSPLSPREQILDAAAALFAEHGLSGTSTRAIAERVGIRQASLYYHFAGKDDLLVELLTRSVRPSLDVVRGIEDLVPDRATAAAALHALVMVDFRTLADTPHNIGTLYLLPEVQGERYDGFRQQRRELQDAYGRIGTAAASADVRATIGPEALGAVLIQLAELVIQLRRRGEPGDVDRDAIAATCLRACGLGTAGIAEARREAQELLATVPAL, encoded by the coding sequence ATGGCCAAGGACGACAAGCCGGCCCGCGTCGGTCGCCCCCGCGCGGTGCCCGACGCCGGGTCCCCGCTGAGCCCGCGCGAGCAGATCCTCGACGCCGCCGCCGCGCTCTTCGCGGAGCACGGCCTGAGCGGCACGTCGACGCGCGCGATCGCGGAGCGGGTCGGGATCCGGCAGGCCTCTCTCTACTACCACTTCGCCGGCAAGGACGACCTGCTCGTCGAGCTGCTCACGCGCTCCGTGCGCCCCAGCCTCGACGTGGTCCGCGGCATCGAGGACCTCGTGCCCGACCGCGCCACCGCGGCCGCCGCCCTGCACGCGCTCGTGATGGTCGACTTCCGCACGCTCGCCGACACCCCGCACAACATCGGCACGCTCTACCTGCTGCCGGAGGTGCAGGGCGAGCGGTACGACGGCTTCCGCCAGCAGCGCCGGGAGCTCCAGGACGCGTACGGGCGCATCGGCACGGCTGCGGCGAGCGCCGACGTCCGCGCGACCATCGGGCCGGAGGCGCTGGGGGCCGTGCTGATCCAGCTGGCCGAGCTCGTGATCCAGCTGCGTCGCCGCGGCGAGCCCGGCGACGTCGACCGCGACGCCATCGCGGCCACGTGCCTGCGGGCGTGCGGGCTGGGGACGGCCGGGATCGCGGAAGCGCGTCGCGAGGCGCAGGAGCTGCTGGCGACCGTGCCCGCGCTCTAG
- the uca gene encoding urea carboxylase: MSALESGAAGERRALDLDTVLVANRGEIACRVIRTAKAMGMRTVAVFSDADRAAPHVREADEAVRLGPAAPRESYLRIDAIIEAARATGAGLIHPGYGFLSENLEFASACEEAGIRFVGPTADQILAFGAKHTARELAEAAGVPLLAGTGLLADADEAVAEAERIGLPVMLKATGGGGGIGMQACATADEVREAFGRVTRLAESAFGSTGIFLERLVRPARHVEVQLVGDGQGRVAVIGDRDCSLQRRNQKVIEEAPAPALPDRVRAQLHDSARALAESVSYRSAGTVEFVYDPVREEAAFLEVNTRLQVEHPVTEEVHGVDLVELMLRLARDGAAGLPDDLFTREWIPEGHAVEARVYAEDPAKGYLPSSGLVTQAVLPAGPGIRVDGWIETGLEVSASYDPLLAKVIATGETRDDALDLLGEALDGSRIDGIVTNIGLLRALTDDIELRTATHSTSTLDETDDPAPRIDVVSPGTMTTVQDLPGRLGYWQVGVPPSGPFDPVSLAEANLAVGNPEGAPGLEITADGPVLRFSTASVVAVTGAPAPVTIDGEPAPMWEPLEVAAGQTLAIGRADGPGLRLFLAVRGGIDVPSYLGSASTFTLGRFGGHAGRALLAGDVLRPGSPDSDADHPAFPAGARLGIIGGPTPAHRRPALTSTWEIGVTEGPHAAPDFFTRADIDVLYATDYGVHHNSARTGIRLIGPRPGWAREDGGEAGLHPSNIHDTPYAVGAIDFTGDTPIILGPDGPSLGGFVCPAVVASGELWKLGQLRPGDTVRFVPVTEAAAASLVDARASLQVIRAGGDGDDGVIGRLEPTDARPGVAYRRDGDDNVLVEYGDMTLDIALRMRVHALMTRLQEHMPPGVLELTPGIRSLQVRTDARVLKATAVTRLLQELEDEIPPTGQLVVPSRKVRLPLSWDDPATRLAIERYMAGVRDDAPWTPWNIEFIRRINGLDSVDDVFRTVFDASYLVLGLGDVYLGAPVATPLDPRHRLVTTKYNPARTWTAENSVGIGGAYLCIYGMEGPGGYQFVGRTVQIWNRFRRGGLFQEDPWALRFFDRIEWYPVGAEELLELRAETDAGRGRYETEDGEFSIADHHAFLAANDASIRDFRDTQTRAFEEEKARWRLSGEFDVRDEPPVVEAATVPIPPGATAVTAPFTSTVWRVDVRPGDLLGVGDAVLAVEAMKMESVVGAPVAGRVLDVHIRSGEQVAPGQVLAVIGAG, encoded by the coding sequence GTGAGCGCGCTCGAGAGCGGCGCAGCAGGCGAGCGCCGCGCGCTCGACCTCGACACCGTCCTCGTCGCCAACCGCGGCGAGATCGCGTGCCGCGTGATCCGCACCGCGAAGGCCATGGGGATGCGCACGGTCGCGGTCTTCTCCGACGCCGACCGGGCAGCTCCCCACGTGCGCGAGGCCGACGAGGCCGTGCGGCTGGGCCCGGCGGCACCGCGCGAATCGTACCTGCGCATCGACGCGATCATCGAGGCCGCGCGCGCGACCGGCGCCGGCCTCATCCACCCCGGCTACGGGTTCCTCAGCGAGAACCTGGAGTTCGCGTCGGCCTGCGAGGAGGCGGGGATCCGCTTCGTCGGGCCGACCGCCGACCAGATCCTCGCGTTCGGCGCCAAGCACACGGCGCGCGAGCTGGCCGAGGCGGCCGGGGTGCCCCTGCTCGCCGGCACCGGGCTCCTCGCCGACGCCGACGAGGCGGTCGCGGAGGCCGAGCGCATCGGCCTGCCCGTGATGCTCAAGGCCACGGGCGGCGGGGGCGGCATCGGCATGCAGGCGTGCGCGACGGCCGACGAGGTGCGGGAGGCGTTCGGGCGGGTGACGCGGCTCGCGGAGTCGGCGTTCGGATCCACCGGCATCTTCCTCGAGCGGCTCGTGCGCCCGGCGCGGCACGTCGAGGTGCAGCTCGTGGGCGACGGCCAGGGCCGCGTGGCCGTGATCGGCGACCGCGACTGCTCCCTCCAGCGCCGCAACCAGAAGGTGATCGAGGAGGCGCCCGCGCCCGCGCTGCCCGACCGCGTGCGCGCGCAGCTGCACGACTCGGCCCGCGCGCTCGCGGAGTCGGTCTCCTATCGCAGCGCCGGCACGGTCGAGTTCGTCTACGACCCGGTGCGCGAGGAGGCCGCGTTCCTGGAGGTCAACACGCGCCTGCAGGTCGAGCACCCCGTCACGGAGGAGGTGCACGGCGTCGACCTCGTGGAGCTCATGCTGCGGCTCGCGCGCGACGGCGCCGCCGGGCTCCCCGACGACCTCTTCACCCGGGAGTGGATCCCGGAGGGCCACGCCGTCGAGGCCCGCGTCTACGCGGAGGACCCGGCGAAGGGATACCTGCCCTCGAGCGGCCTCGTGACGCAGGCCGTGCTGCCGGCGGGACCGGGGATCCGCGTCGACGGCTGGATCGAGACCGGCCTCGAGGTCTCCGCCTCCTACGACCCGCTGCTCGCCAAGGTCATCGCCACGGGCGAGACCCGCGACGACGCGCTCGACCTCCTCGGCGAGGCGCTCGACGGGTCGCGGATCGACGGCATCGTCACGAACATCGGCCTGCTGCGGGCGCTCACCGACGACATCGAGCTGCGCACCGCCACGCACTCCACGTCCACGCTCGACGAGACGGACGATCCGGCGCCGCGCATCGACGTGGTCTCCCCCGGCACCATGACCACCGTGCAGGACCTGCCCGGCCGGCTCGGGTACTGGCAGGTCGGCGTGCCGCCGAGCGGCCCGTTCGATCCCGTCTCGCTCGCGGAGGCGAACCTCGCCGTCGGCAACCCGGAGGGCGCGCCGGGGCTCGAGATCACGGCAGACGGACCCGTGCTGCGCTTCTCGACCGCGTCCGTCGTGGCCGTCACGGGAGCGCCCGCACCGGTCACGATCGACGGCGAACCGGCCCCGATGTGGGAGCCGCTCGAGGTCGCCGCCGGGCAGACGCTCGCGATCGGCCGCGCCGACGGACCCGGGCTCCGCCTGTTCCTCGCCGTGCGCGGCGGGATCGACGTGCCCTCGTACCTCGGATCCGCGTCCACATTCACGCTCGGCCGCTTCGGCGGGCACGCGGGCCGGGCGCTGCTCGCGGGCGACGTGCTGCGGCCCGGATCCCCCGACTCCGACGCCGACCACCCCGCGTTCCCCGCGGGCGCGCGCCTCGGGATCATCGGCGGCCCGACGCCCGCGCACCGCCGGCCCGCCCTCACGTCGACGTGGGAGATCGGCGTCACCGAGGGCCCGCACGCGGCGCCCGACTTCTTCACGCGCGCCGACATCGACGTGCTCTACGCCACCGACTACGGCGTCCACCACAACTCGGCGCGCACCGGGATCCGGCTCATCGGCCCGCGGCCCGGCTGGGCCCGCGAGGACGGCGGCGAGGCGGGGCTGCACCCGTCGAACATCCACGACACCCCGTACGCGGTCGGCGCGATCGACTTCACGGGCGACACCCCGATCATCCTCGGCCCCGACGGACCCTCGCTCGGCGGGTTCGTCTGCCCGGCGGTCGTCGCGAGCGGCGAGCTGTGGAAGCTCGGCCAGCTGCGGCCCGGCGACACCGTGCGGTTCGTGCCCGTCACCGAGGCGGCGGCGGCGTCGCTCGTGGACGCGCGCGCATCGCTCCAGGTGATCCGCGCGGGCGGCGACGGCGACGACGGCGTGATCGGCCGGCTCGAGCCGACGGATGCGCGCCCGGGCGTCGCGTACCGCCGCGACGGCGACGACAACGTGCTCGTCGAGTACGGCGACATGACCCTCGACATCGCGCTCCGCATGCGCGTGCACGCGCTCATGACCCGCCTGCAGGAGCACATGCCGCCCGGCGTGCTCGAGCTGACGCCGGGCATCCGCTCGCTGCAGGTCCGCACCGACGCGCGCGTGCTCAAGGCCACGGCCGTCACGCGGCTGCTGCAGGAGCTGGAGGACGAGATCCCGCCCACCGGGCAGCTCGTCGTGCCGTCGCGGAAGGTGCGGCTGCCGCTGTCGTGGGACGACCCGGCGACGCGCCTCGCGATCGAGCGCTACATGGCGGGCGTCCGTGACGACGCGCCCTGGACGCCGTGGAACATCGAGTTCATCCGCCGGATCAACGGCCTCGACTCGGTCGACGACGTCTTCCGCACGGTCTTCGACGCCAGCTACCTCGTGCTCGGCCTCGGCGACGTGTACCTCGGCGCTCCCGTGGCCACGCCGCTGGATCCGCGCCACCGCCTGGTGACCACGAAGTACAACCCGGCGCGCACGTGGACCGCCGAGAACTCGGTCGGCATCGGCGGCGCGTACCTCTGCATCTACGGGATGGAGGGGCCGGGCGGGTACCAGTTCGTCGGCCGCACCGTGCAGATCTGGAACCGCTTCCGCCGCGGCGGCCTCTTCCAGGAGGACCCGTGGGCGCTGCGCTTCTTCGACCGCATCGAGTGGTACCCGGTCGGCGCGGAGGAGCTGCTCGAGCTGCGCGCCGAGACGGACGCCGGACGCGGGCGCTATGAGACGGAGGACGGCGAGTTCTCCATCGCCGACCACCACGCGTTCCTCGCCGCGAACGACGCGTCGATCCGCGACTTCCGCGACACGCAGACGCGCGCGTTCGAGGAGGAGAAGGCCCGCTGGCGCCTGTCGGGCGAGTTCGACGTGCGCGACGAGCCGCCCGTCGTCGAGGCGGCGACCGTGCCGATCCCACCTGGGGCAACGGCCGTGACGGCGCCGTTCACCTCCACCGTCTGGCGGGTGGACGTGCGCCCCGGCGATCTCCTCGGAGTCGGCGACGCCGTGCTCGCGGTCGAGGCCATGAAGATGGAGTCCGTCGTCGGCGCGCCGGTCGCGGGGCGCGTGCTCGACGTCCACATCCGGTCCGGGGAGCAGGTCGCGCCCGGGCAGGTGCTCGCCGTGATCGGCGCCGGATGA
- a CDS encoding urea amidolyase associated protein UAAP2 yields MTRTVASPVPTGAVHAPDAVLDWGSSLVEGTVVRDDRVAPLAPWSAVVRAGEVLTIVDVGGNQSADCLIYDAQDPDERYSVPDTLVAQGNAYIRTGTVLMSSEGRPLMTVVGNEIDRQDTLGGACSKESNTLRYGHHTAYQHGCRENFLTEASRHGLGAPDIVSNINWFMNVPVEADGSLGIVDGMSAPGKRVALRAERDVLVIVSNCPQMNNPCNDFSCTPLRMIVVQP; encoded by the coding sequence ATGACCCGCACCGTGGCATCCCCCGTCCCGACCGGCGCCGTCCACGCGCCCGATGCGGTGCTCGACTGGGGATCCTCGCTCGTCGAGGGCACCGTCGTGCGCGACGACCGCGTCGCGCCGCTCGCGCCCTGGTCGGCCGTGGTGCGCGCCGGCGAGGTGCTCACGATCGTGGACGTCGGCGGCAACCAGTCCGCCGACTGCCTCATCTACGACGCCCAGGATCCGGACGAGCGCTACAGCGTGCCCGACACCCTCGTGGCGCAGGGCAACGCGTACATCCGCACCGGCACCGTTCTCATGTCGAGCGAGGGCCGCCCGCTGATGACCGTGGTCGGCAACGAGATCGACCGCCAGGACACCCTCGGCGGCGCGTGCTCGAAGGAGTCGAACACGCTCCGCTACGGGCACCACACCGCGTACCAGCACGGCTGCCGCGAGAACTTCCTCACGGAGGCGTCGCGGCACGGTCTGGGGGCGCCCGACATCGTGTCGAACATCAACTGGTTCATGAACGTGCCGGTGGAGGCCGACGGATCGCTCGGCATCGTCGACGGCATGAGCGCGCCCGGGAAGCGGGTCGCCCTGCGCGCGGAGCGGGACGTGCTGGTGATCGTCTCCAACTGCCCGCAGATGAACAACCCGTGCAACGACTTCAGCTGCACGCCGCTGCGGATGATCGTGGTGCAGCCGTGA
- a CDS encoding urea amidolyase associated protein UAAP1, which translates to MRDLRTTDSVTASRADARAQADRRSEWMPYVPASSSPSRPDGVAADGLTWAETVAPGGYAHRVLARGSRLRFDDPTGDACAHLVLHDALAPWERLNVADTVKIPWQAYLGEGSPLLSGDGRILASIVEDDSGHHDALCGTSTDALNDRRYGGSAPEGPTPSGRSLLVKAAAKHGLTRRDLPPGVSFFQGVRVEADGALRPTGSAGPGTHVTLVAEMPLIVLIANVPHPLDPRPEHVVGPLRIHAWRGSPTGPGDARFHATPELTRAYLNSIDHCEARGT; encoded by the coding sequence ATGAGGGATCTGCGCACGACCGACAGCGTCACCGCCTCCCGCGCCGACGCCCGGGCGCAGGCCGACCGCCGCAGCGAGTGGATGCCGTACGTGCCCGCGTCCTCCTCCCCGTCCCGGCCGGACGGCGTCGCGGCGGATGGGCTCACCTGGGCCGAGACCGTGGCGCCGGGCGGGTACGCGCACCGGGTGCTGGCGCGCGGATCCCGCCTGCGGTTCGACGACCCCACGGGCGACGCGTGCGCGCACCTCGTGCTGCACGACGCACTCGCGCCGTGGGAGCGGCTCAACGTCGCCGACACCGTGAAGATCCCGTGGCAGGCGTACCTCGGCGAAGGCTCCCCGCTGCTGAGCGGCGACGGGCGGATCCTCGCGAGCATCGTCGAGGACGACTCCGGCCACCACGACGCCCTCTGCGGCACCTCGACCGACGCGCTCAACGACCGGCGCTACGGCGGATCCGCGCCCGAGGGCCCCACGCCGAGCGGCCGGTCGCTGCTCGTGAAGGCCGCCGCGAAGCACGGTCTCACCCGGCGCGACCTGCCGCCCGGCGTCTCCTTCTTCCAGGGCGTGCGGGTGGAGGCCGACGGCGCGCTGCGGCCCACCGGATCCGCGGGGCCGGGCACGCACGTGACCCTCGTGGCCGAGATGCCGCTCATCGTGCTGATCGCGAACGTGCCGCACCCGCTGGATCCCCGGCCCGAACACGTCGTCGGCCCGCTGCGGATCCACGCGTGGCGCGGCTCCCCCACCGGCCCCGGCGACGCGCGCTTCCACGCGACCCCGGAGCTGACGCGGGCCTACCTGAACTCGATCGACCACTGCGAAGCGAGAGGAACCTGA